One part of the Sorangiineae bacterium MSr11954 genome encodes these proteins:
- a CDS encoding sigma 54-interacting transcriptional regulator, with translation MLVPAVARLSEEKTRSHTFDPGPPGRPRATFVWEGGTVVRDLDVGRDIVIGRAEECDIQILHPSVSRKHARLRLGPPLMIEDLGSSNGTRIDGVPMGEGSQPFGPNQIAEIGAGFLIVRGDVGVTGPKASLSAPSPEVEDHFLSLIAKSPLSVLIVGETGVGKERAAEKLHLRSPRAAGPLVRLNCAAFPQTLLEAELFGYEKGAFTGAVQRKLGLVETAYGGTLFLDEVAEMPPTMQAALLRMLEARQVLRIGGLKPVDVDIRVVSATHRDLDAAIAAGSFRRDLYYRLAGATVRIPPLRARRPRILPLAKGFLDDAARAAGVAAPSITSRAQGRLLQHPWYGNVRELRSVMERAFALCEGRALEPAHLLLDDAPGVAHEPDERQQILDALEASEGNQTRAAEILGVSRRTLINRLEEYDLPRPRKRTR, from the coding sequence ATGCTCGTCCCTGCGGTGGCGAGGCTGTCCGAGGAGAAGACGCGTTCACATACGTTCGATCCGGGACCGCCGGGCCGCCCTCGCGCGACGTTCGTCTGGGAGGGCGGGACGGTGGTGCGTGATCTCGACGTCGGCCGCGATATCGTCATCGGGCGCGCCGAAGAGTGTGACATCCAGATCCTGCACCCGTCGGTCTCGCGCAAGCACGCTCGGCTCCGTCTCGGCCCACCCCTCATGATCGAAGACCTCGGGAGCTCGAACGGCACCCGCATCGACGGTGTGCCGATGGGTGAAGGTTCGCAGCCATTCGGGCCCAATCAGATCGCCGAGATCGGCGCGGGGTTCCTCATCGTGCGTGGCGACGTCGGAGTGACGGGGCCAAAGGCCAGCTTGTCCGCGCCGAGCCCGGAGGTCGAGGATCATTTCCTGAGCCTCATCGCCAAGAGCCCGCTCAGCGTGCTCATCGTCGGGGAGACGGGCGTCGGCAAGGAACGCGCTGCCGAGAAGCTGCACCTCCGGTCTCCACGTGCGGCGGGCCCCCTCGTCCGACTGAACTGCGCGGCGTTCCCCCAGACCTTGCTCGAAGCAGAGCTCTTCGGCTACGAAAAAGGCGCGTTCACCGGGGCGGTCCAGAGGAAGCTCGGACTCGTCGAGACCGCGTACGGTGGAACGCTGTTCCTCGACGAGGTCGCGGAGATGCCTCCGACGATGCAGGCCGCGCTCCTGCGCATGCTCGAGGCGCGCCAGGTGCTGCGCATTGGAGGGCTGAAGCCCGTCGACGTCGACATTCGCGTGGTCTCGGCGACCCACCGCGATCTCGATGCCGCGATCGCCGCCGGAAGCTTCCGCCGCGATCTCTACTACCGGCTCGCGGGCGCCACCGTGCGCATTCCGCCGCTGCGCGCGCGCCGTCCGCGCATTCTCCCCCTGGCCAAGGGGTTCCTCGACGATGCGGCTCGTGCCGCCGGCGTCGCCGCGCCCTCGATCACGTCGCGCGCACAGGGGCGGCTCTTGCAGCATCCGTGGTACGGCAACGTGCGCGAGCTGCGGAGCGTGATGGAGAGGGCGTTCGCGCTCTGCGAGGGGCGCGCCCTCGAGCCGGCACATCTGCTCCTCGACGACGCGCCGGGGGTCGCTCACGAACCCGACGAGCGCCAGCAGATCCTCGATGCCCTCGAAGCCTCCGAAGGAAACCAAACGCGCGCCGCCGAGATCCTCGGCGTCTCGCGGCGCACGCTCATCAACCGTCTCGAGGAGTACGATCTGCCGCGCCCCCGCAAGCGCACCCGGTGA